CTATCTTTTACGTAAAGAAGCTTCAATTTCTTCTACTTCCGCCCGGAATGTTTTATCAACATCAACCTGCCCTTTTACAATCTTGCAAGCGTGTAGCACAGTGGCGTGGTCTCTGTTTCCTACTAACTGACCGATCTTTGATGAAGAAGAATCTGTATGTTTCTTAGATAGGTACATGGCAAGCTGGCGTACCTGAACCACCTCTCTCTTGCGAGATTTGGAGTGAATGGCAGATGGGTCAATATCAAAATGCTTGCACACCTTATCGATGATATCTTCGATAGTGATCACCCTCGTTTCGCAGCGAACCGCTTTGCGCACAATTCTTTCAGCCAGCTCAATATCTATCTCTTTATTGTAGATAGTAGAGTGTGCCATAATAGAAATAACTATACCTTCTAAGTCACGTACACTTTCATTCACGTTTTCGGCGATATATGTAATCACTTCTTCCGGGAATTTCAAACCGTCGCGATGAATCTTATTCTTTAGGATATTCTTTCTTAGTTCTACATTCGGTTTTTCCAGTTCAGCAGTCAATCCCCATTTGAAGCGGGTAAGCAATCTGTCTTCCATGCCTTGTAATAAAATAGGGGCACGGTCTGAAGTCAGTATCAATTGTTTCCCGTTTTGATGCAGGTGATTGAATATATGGAAGAACGTGTTCTGTGTTTTAGTGAGACTGGCAAACTCCTGTATATCGTCAATAATTAATACATCAATGGATTGGTAGAAGTTGATGAAGTCATTAATGGTATTGCTTCGTACAGAATCTGTATATTGTACCTGGAACAAGTGAGCCGATACATAAAGTACTCTCTTGTCAGAATAAAGTTCTTTGATTCGTGTCCCTATTGCATTAGCAAGGTGTGTTTTGCCCACACCGGATGCTCCATACAAGAACAGCGGATTAAAGGTTGTCTTGGCCGGATTTACTGCAACCGCTTCTCCGGCAGTTCTGGACAACTTATTGCTATAACCTTCGATAAAGTTTTCAAAGTTATAATTCGGATTCAATTGTGGATCCAGATCCAGAGGTGAAGGCGCTTTCAGAGTGCTAGGCGCTTTGTTGCCGTTACGGATGATTGCTCGTTGCGGAATAGCTGTAGAGCGATTGGTTGCTTCCAAGTCAACCGAAGCTTTAGAACTATTATCCACAATGACACGATACATCAGTTTTGTTCCTTCTCCGATCTCCTTATATAAGGTTGCACGGAGTAACTCTACAAATTTGTCTTCCAGAAATTCATAAAAGAACTGGGAAGGAACCTGTACAGTCAGCGCATTGTCCTCAAATTTAAGGGGAACAATAGGAACAAACCACGTGTTGTAAGTAGTCTCAGGCACATTGTCGCGTATCACACGGAGACAACGATTCCATAGACTTACATGGCTGGAATCAATCATAAGGCTATTAATACATTTAATAATTTGATGAAACTTCTACTATTGCAAATTTGGGAATCTTATTCCAGAAAAACAAATGTTATTTTTAACTTGTTTTTTTAATAAAATTAATAAGTTGTTTAATTTCAGCATCTTATCTGACTTTACTTGCTGGAAAGCTTGAAAATAGATTTTGTTTGTTTGTAAGTATTTGATAATCAAAAAGATATAGTGTTATTTTGAAAGTAAAACAGCTCTTGGTTTCTTTTTCAACTATTTGAATATACTCATCTATTAATGGTGAAGTTAGTCGTTATTCTTTAATATAAATTAATAATTTGTTATTTAGACAAAATCTATTTTATACATTTTTTTTCGACTTACTTTCGCCCGAAAATTGAAAAGTGAACATAGCGTTTTGGGTTTGCTTTCAAGTCTTGCAGTAAGAGCGATGCATTGGCTCCGGTATTCGATAAATTTCGGTACAATGAACTGTCATTAAGCAGTAGTCCGAGTGAGTTATCTTTTCTGTTTAGTTTTGCAGTAACCATTTTCACGTTGGCCATGGTAGAATCGATCTTACTGAATGTAGATGCATAGTCAATTCCTTTCAGGTTATTGCTTACAGCTATAAGATTATCTCCAATAGTGTTTACCTTATTTGTCAACTGAGGTACATCATTATTCATAAAGCTCCGCAACTGAGTTGTTGTTTCAGCAAGGTTATCGGCAGTCTTTCTCACAGACTTCAATGTTGCCGGTATATTAGGATCGGCTGCAATCTTATTCAGCGAAGTCAAAATTGAGTCTAATTTAGGCAGCATCTTTTCCATTTGCGGCATAACTGATTTTGTAACAGCTTCCATCAGGCCGTTGTTAACAGTTCCAGGGATTGTATCTCCAATGGAATATGCTTCGTTAGGATTAACAGCCAAAATAATATTCATCTTTACTGTTCCCAACATTTCAGTTACCAGTTCGGCATGAGTACCCTTCGGAATTCTCATAGCATTATCAAGTTCTACTTCCACAGTGACGTTTCCAGGATGTTCATAATCATAAAATATATCACTTACAATTCCTATCCTAAAACCATCTGCAAATACCGGACTTGATTTGGCCAGTCCTTGAATATCTTTGTATTTTACATAAAAGTAGCTGCTGGGTTTAAACAAGTTTACCCCTTTCAGATAGTTGATGCCATATACGAGCATGCATAAACTTACTATTCCTGCAATTCCTATCTTAACCTCTTTTGTAAAGTATTTCATTTCTGTTGTTTTTTATGTTTATGCTTATTTATTTTCTGTTACTTTTAAACTCTTTGATAGCTTCATTGACGTTAATTTTCACTCCATCCTTGAATGCAATGATGAATGAATCCTTGAACAAGCCTGCTATTTGTTTTTTTATTTTCAGAACTTCATTATAATTCTCCGATGCTGCATAGGTATACTTAAATGTTCCCTCCTCGTTGTAACATTCGATTGGAGAGAGTTCCTTAAATCTTTTATCGTTTTCCTTCAGCTTATTTCCGGAAGTGAGTATCTGAATTTTGAATATCAAACCGCTTTGGTTTGATGATTTATCGATTTTCTCCTCTTTATTTTCTTTTCTGTTAATTCTGGCATTCAGGCTATTTTTTACTATATCATCTTTTTCTTTAGCGGTAGCCTGTTCTTTTTCTGTAGCAGATTCTCTAACCTCTTTCCGACTGTTTGTAGTTGCAGAATCTTTCTTTTCAGTGCTTGAAACTGGAGTTGTTTTTATATCTGCCTTTGAGTCATCTTCATCATCCGGACGATAGGGCACTTTTGTTTTAGAATGCCGCACATCATGCTTTATTTTATATTGTTCGAAGGCCTTAAAGATAGCTCTTGCCAATGCGTTAGTTCCTTCTTCCGTGTTCAGGTATTGCTCTTCATCGGGATTGGAAATAAAGCCAACTTCAGTAAGTACGCTCGGCATGGCTGTTGCTTTTAAAACCAGGAAAATATCCTGATGCACTCCCCGGTCTGGTCTTCCAACATGGGTTCTGTACTGTTTCTGAATTAATGTAGCCAGATTAACACTTTGCTCCATGTGCTTATCCTGAATAAACTCAAACATGATGTATGATTCAGACGAGTTCGGATTAAAACCGGCATACCGTTGCTTGTAATCGTCTTCCATCAGAATTACGGAGTTTTCACGTTTGGCAACCTCCAGGTTAGCGCTCGAACGGGAGAGACCCAGTGAAAATGTTTCGGTTCCTCTGGCTGCTTTACCAGGGGCAGCATTTGTGTGAATAGATATAAACAAATCTGCATTTGCATTATTGGCAATTTCAGCCCGTTTGTCAAGCGGGATAAAAACATCCGTTTTACGAGTATATATTACTTTTACATCGTTGCAACTTTGTTCAATAATGCGTCCTACCTTCAATGCAATATTGAGGTTGATGTTTTTTTCGCGTGAAAAATTTCCAATGGCACCCGGGTCATGTCCTCCGTGTCCAGCATCAAGAACTAATACAAAATCTTTTCCGGATACCGGAATGCATCCCACGGTTGCCAACCAGATGCAGCTGATTAAAGTAAGGGTATGAATGATACTTTTTTTCATTTTTCTACAATAATGCACAAATGTAGTAGAATTTTCCTGAAAACTTACTATTAATCTTTAAGTTTTCTCTTTATTTAAGGGAAAGTTTAAATTCTTTCTTTTTTGTTAAAGAATATAAATACAAATTGAACGGAAGTTTGTTTATAGATGCTTATGCACGGGGTTAGAGGATGATTAGTATTTAATCTGGTTATTCTAAATTTATAATAGAATTATTTCTCGTATCAATTGCAATATAAATGGCTGTTTCAAATTGGATACCATTTTTGTCTTATGATTTCCAATTATGAAACAGCCTCAATTATTGAACCAGCATCTCAAATACTAAATGTTATCGTATTCATTTACAGTCTATTTAATTCCTTATGTGAGAAATAGTAATAATGACACTGAATATTTTTATACTGGCTATAAATGTAATAGCGTTTTATTTGAAGTTAAGCCTGTAACTGAACCCTACTTTTCCCCAGAATCCGGGTTGAGGAATATTGCCCAAGTCGTAATACTTACGGTTGAGCAGGTTGTTTGCTTCCGCAAAAATTGAATAGTTGCGGTCAGTCCACATTAACTTCATATCGAGCAGACAGAAAGATGGATAAGGCACCTCCTCTGCCGGCTTCAGATTCACGTATTTGGTATAGCTTCCTTCACGATCCTGCCAGCGAAATGCCCAATTTGCGCTCAGCTTCCGCCAAATCTGATGATCGATGGTGAGCACCAGTTTATGTTTGAGATAGTCGAGTGCATAGTTAGATTTATATACATCTCCAATCTCTTTGTCTTGAGTGATATAGGAATAGCCTAAAGTAGCTTTCTTCAGTAAGCTCGTATTTCCCAATAATCTGGTAAAGTTCAACGTTGCCATGGCTTCAATTCCCATATTGTTTAGTTTTGTATGGTTTACGGTTTGCCACTTATCGTCGGCGTTGAATTTTACCCAGTCAATCATGTTTTCCCCTTTCCGGTAGAATGCACTTACAGAAGTTTGTAATGCATAAGAGGAGTATTTGGTTCCTATTTCAAAAGCCTGTGTTTTCTCCGGCTTCAGGTATGGGTTTCCCTGATTGGTCTTGCTCTCATAATAGAGATCGGTAAATGTGGGCAGGCGCAGTGCCATGTTCCATGAAGCAAAAACTTTCAGCCCTTCAGTCAGCCGGTATGAAGCATCTACTCCGGGATATAAACGGAACTTATGATCCAGCCCCGTATTCATCGTGGCCATGAGTCCGAATGACATGGTAAAGCGAGGCAATAGAATGTCGTGTTCCAGATAATAGCTGATGTTTGTCCGGTTATCCTTCTTCGTGAAGTAATGGTCTCCTTCACCGGGAACTTTCACTGGTTTGTCCATCAGTTTACCTAGGACATTACTCAATACTCCTTCGTTTCGAAATTCTGCACCGAAGGCGGTTTTACCTGCCAAAGAGTTAAAGTAGGCATTCAGGTTGGTTCCGAATACATCAGTCTGGTGGTAATTATGAGTTGTATACCACGAGGCAGGGTTGTCACGGAATAGCTCGAAGCGGTCGTGCCCACGGTTCCAGTAGATAAGCGGAGTAAAATGGATTTTTCCTTTAGTCTCTGCTTGTACCGATGCGAAGTACTTACGGGTATGTTCGTACTGGTTGGGGTAGGCGGCCGAATAAAAAGTATTGGCTCCGTAACCTTTGTCACTCACGCCTGCCTGCCAACGGATATCGGCTTCCTGACCGGAATATTCTCCCTGGTAGAAAGCCCTGAGCGTTTCGAAATCGCTGTTGGCTATGTATCCATCTGAGCGACCATATCCGGCCGACAGCTGGTTGCTTACCTTTCCTTTTGTGAAGTTTCCACTAACTCCCCCATTGAACAGCCCGTATTGTCCGGCAGACAGGTTAACGGCAGCATGACTCTGCTTGTCGTTCCTGGTCACAATATTGATGGCTCCGGAAAAAGCCGAAGTACCGTATACTCTTGCGGCAGGCCCCTCAAGAATCTCAATACGTTCAATGTCGTTCATGTCTACTGGAAAATCGGCCGTGAGGTGGCCTGTTTGGGGATTGCTGATGTTGGCCCCGTTAAGAAGGATAGAAATCTGGTCGAAAGTTCCGCCCCGGATGCTGATGTCACTCTGAATACCCAATTCGCCCCGCTGACGGACATCCACGCCAACGGCATACTCTAGCAGGTCATTGATACTTTGTACCGCCGCCTTCTGAATATCTTCACGCGAAAGTACAGTTACAATTCTCGCCGCTTCACCCAAAGTGAGCGGTACGCGGCTGCCGGTCACTTCAATCTCTTCGAGCTTGTATTCCTTAATTTGCTGAGAGGTTTCGGTCTGCGCAAATACAGACTCCACATTGGCAAAGGCAAGTGTAGTAATTGCCAGGACGCCAATATTGACCTCTTTCTTCAAACTACAGAATACAGCATACGACTTGTGATTGAATTGCTTCCATCTGGCAGCACGTCGTTCTGTAAACAAGTTTTCTTTCATTTAAATTAAAATTAAAATAAAAAATCGGCCCAAAGGTAGTATATTTCTTTATTTCGCCGTTACTTTGCACCCGAATTCTAAAGAAGATGATAATGCTGAAGTTCTTGAAAAATTGGTCTTTGCCTCTAGCAATGATTACCGGAGCCATTGGTTACCAGTTCTTTTCCTTGTTGGCGCCCTTTACCCCATTCCTGATTTTTACCATGTTACTTTTAACATTTTGTAAGGTTTCGCCCCGTGAACTGAGATTTGAAAAGTTGCACTTCTGGCTTATCGCTCTCCAACTTATAGGTAGTTTATTGATATATTTCTCCATTGCCGGTTTTAATTCTGATGTTGCCGAAGGTGCGATGATTTGCATGCTAGCCCCCACTGCTACATCGGCAGCAGTAATAACCGGTATGCTGGGTGGAAGCGTCTCCTGCCTGACTACCTATACTTTACTTTCAAATGTGGTGGTGGCATTATCAGCTCCGGTTATATTCTCGCTGATGGGGAACAACAGCACAATGCCCTTCTTTTCCTCCTTTTTCTATATATGCAAACAGGTCTTCCCTGTATTGATACTTCCATTTATCTGTGCATGGTTCATTCAGGCAAAACTGCCGAAAATACATAGCAAAGTGCTGAGTATGCCAATGGCCTCTTTTTATTTGTGGACGGTTGCTCTTGCCATAGTGGTGGGGAAGACGGTTGCCTTTCTGGTGAATCAGAAAAGCACCAACTACACCAATGAAATACTGGTTGCTGCCTCGGGGTTAGTAATCTGTTGTCTGCAGTTTTTTCTGGGAAAGAGTATCGGTGGACATTTCAAGAATCGTATATCGGGAGGGCAGGCTCTTGGTCAGAAAAATACTATCCTTGCCATCTGGATGGCACAGGTTTATTTAAATCCCATTGCATCGGTAGGACCGGCTTCGTATGTTTTGTGGCAAAACACCATCAATTCCTGGCAGCTGTGGAAAAAGAGAAAAAAAGATGAGGCTGCTTCCCAACGTCAGTAAAGAAACAGCCTTCGTTTGTCAATAGCCTATTGTAAAACGCTCGAAGTGGTGCTGGGGAACTTCAAGTTCATCTATCATGGCTACTGCATAGTCTTGCACGGAAATCTTACTTTCTCCTTCGGCATCAGTCACCAGATTGTCTTTCCCCAGTCTGTACTTTCCGGTACGCTCTCCGGGAGCAACGTTGGCAGCAGGCGAGAAGAATACCCAGTCTATCTCTTTCTCATTCTCACGCAGTGAATATAGTATTTCGGCTAGTGCCTTTGCTCCGGGTAAAATGGTCTCTTCCAGCACCCCCATGTCTATCAAACGCACCCCATTGATGAGCAGGCTTCCGGCACCTCCTACAATCAACAGTCTTTTCACTCCAGCCTTTTTACAACCTTCCAGGATAGATGGATAGGCCTTCATCGTGTCTCTGTATAGCTCCGGATTAGTCCATCCGGGATTGTATGCACTGATAACAGCATCTAGTCCCTCAACAAGTTCCTTAACAGTGTCTGGGTTCATTACATCTCCCCTTCTGATAATCAAGTTTGGATGATCAATCGTTATCTTTTCAGGATTGCGGGCTATTGCCGTTACTCGGTGTCCTCTGTTCAGTGCCTCTTTCAGAAGTGCTGACCCCACAAAACCGCTTGCTCCAATGATTGCAATATTTTTCATTTTGATAGCTTTAATGAATGTTCCATTTATTAATAACAATGCAAGAGGTCAAACAGTTTATTTCTGCGTTTGGGTAATTGTTATTTTACCCCACAAAAGAGATCCGTTCGTTTAAAACAGGAGGTCGTAAAACCTGTCGGTTGTAGAACCTGATGGATGCAGATTATAATAGTTTAGCAAAGGCATAATGTCCGAAACATAGCAGGTGTCCATGTTGTTGGAGAAGGCAGTTCTTTCTCTCATCATTAAAGAGCTATGATGGGTGGTTTTCAAAGAGAAAGAGCCATTCCCAACCTATATTGTGTGTTGGATATGGCTCTTTTATTGTTTTTTGACGTTGACTAATATCAAGTTTAGATCATTTAGATTGAAACAATTCCGTTAATCGCCAGACTTATATTATCAATTGTAATTGTCGTTTCTTTAATTCGAAGAATTCGTTTTCAGTTAATCAGTAGTTCTTTCTATTCTTTCAAATAAGGGAAATATCAGAATGACTTATCAACTAAAAACTGAAAGTTTTGGCAATTACTCTGTGTAAAGCAGGTATTTTGCTCTCATCTTTTTGTACTTTGCCAACTCTTTCTGCCATCCGGCCTTTATCTCTTTTTCACTTTTTCCTTCAATAATTTCTTTACGCACTGAAGCGTCGCCCATTAACTGGTCGAACCAGCGTGGACGACTGATGAAGTCGGCTCCCTGGCCTGATTTGTTATAGAAATCCATGAAGTACTTCAAGGTAAATCCTTTTATGCGCGGTGCCTTTCTAAGATCTTCTCCATAGCATACCTGATCTTTATGCATAGGATTTTTGTCAAATCCGGCAAGTGAAGTTGGCGTGAAGGTGAATTCACCGAACTTTTTATCCGGCGCTCCGATAACTTCAAACGGGAAATAGGTTCCTCTTCCAACACTGATGTTAGTTGCTTCAAAAAGACAAAGGGAGGCATAAAGATTAATGGCTTGATCATTGGCCAAATTGGGAGAAGGCTTTACCGGAAGTGAATATGGTTGACCATGTTTCCAGTTTTTTACTTTAATTACTGTAAGAGCACATTTCTTTTTTCCTTCGAGCCATCCTTCACCGTTAATCATTTGTGCCAATTCTCCTACTGTACAGCCATGAAGGAGCGGTATAAGATCCATGCCAACAAAAGAGCGTAAAGAAGGTTTCATCACTGGTCCGTCCACAAAGTCGCAAGGGTTGGGGCGGTCTGCAATAATCATTTTCTTGTTATTTTCTGCACAAGCTTCCATTACATAATGCATTGTGCTG
The Bacteroides sedimenti genome window above contains:
- the dnaA gene encoding chromosomal replication initiator protein DnaA, with product MIDSSHVSLWNRCLRVIRDNVPETTYNTWFVPIVPLKFEDNALTVQVPSQFFYEFLEDKFVELLRATLYKEIGEGTKLMYRVIVDNSSKASVDLEATNRSTAIPQRAIIRNGNKAPSTLKAPSPLDLDPQLNPNYNFENFIEGYSNKLSRTAGEAVAVNPAKTTFNPLFLYGASGVGKTHLANAIGTRIKELYSDKRVLYVSAHLFQVQYTDSVRSNTINDFINFYQSIDVLIIDDIQEFASLTKTQNTFFHIFNHLHQNGKQLILTSDRAPILLQGMEDRLLTRFKWGLTAELEKPNVELRKNILKNKIHRDGLKFPEEVITYIAENVNESVRDLEGIVISIMAHSTIYNKEIDIELAERIVRKAVRCETRVITIEDIIDKVCKHFDIDPSAIHSKSRKREVVQVRQLAMYLSKKHTDSSSSKIGQLVGNRDHATVLHACKIVKGQVDVDKTFRAEVEEIEASLRKR
- a CDS encoding MlaD family protein produces the protein MKYFTKEVKIGIAGIVSLCMLVYGINYLKGVNLFKPSSYFYVKYKDIQGLAKSSPVFADGFRIGIVSDIFYDYEHPGNVTVEVELDNAMRIPKGTHAELVTEMLGTVKMNIILAVNPNEAYSIGDTIPGTVNNGLMEAVTKSVMPQMEKMLPKLDSILTSLNKIAADPNIPATLKSVRKTADNLAETTTQLRSFMNNDVPQLTNKVNTIGDNLIAVSNNLKGIDYASTFSKIDSTMANVKMVTAKLNRKDNSLGLLLNDSSLYRNLSNTGANASLLLQDLKANPKRYVHFSIFGRK
- a CDS encoding N-acetylmuramoyl-L-alanine amidase family protein — protein: MKKSIIHTLTLISCIWLATVGCIPVSGKDFVLVLDAGHGGHDPGAIGNFSREKNINLNIALKVGRIIEQSCNDVKVIYTRKTDVFIPLDKRAEIANNANADLFISIHTNAAPGKAARGTETFSLGLSRSSANLEVAKRENSVILMEDDYKQRYAGFNPNSSESYIMFEFIQDKHMEQSVNLATLIQKQYRTHVGRPDRGVHQDIFLVLKATAMPSVLTEVGFISNPDEEQYLNTEEGTNALARAIFKAFEQYKIKHDVRHSKTKVPYRPDDEDDSKADIKTTPVSSTEKKDSATTNSRKEVRESATEKEQATAKEKDDIVKNSLNARINRKENKEEKIDKSSNQSGLIFKIQILTSGNKLKENDKRFKELSPIECYNEEGTFKYTYAASENYNEVLKIKKQIAGLFKDSFIIAFKDGVKINVNEAIKEFKSNRK
- a CDS encoding TonB-dependent receptor plug domain-containing protein; its protein translation is MKENLFTERRAARWKQFNHKSYAVFCSLKKEVNIGVLAITTLAFANVESVFAQTETSQQIKEYKLEEIEVTGSRVPLTLGEAARIVTVLSREDIQKAAVQSINDLLEYAVGVDVRQRGELGIQSDISIRGGTFDQISILLNGANISNPQTGHLTADFPVDMNDIERIEILEGPAARVYGTSAFSGAINIVTRNDKQSHAAVNLSAGQYGLFNGGVSGNFTKGKVSNQLSAGYGRSDGYIANSDFETLRAFYQGEYSGQEADIRWQAGVSDKGYGANTFYSAAYPNQYEHTRKYFASVQAETKGKIHFTPLIYWNRGHDRFELFRDNPASWYTTHNYHQTDVFGTNLNAYFNSLAGKTAFGAEFRNEGVLSNVLGKLMDKPVKVPGEGDHYFTKKDNRTNISYYLEHDILLPRFTMSFGLMATMNTGLDHKFRLYPGVDASYRLTEGLKVFASWNMALRLPTFTDLYYESKTNQGNPYLKPEKTQAFEIGTKYSSYALQTSVSAFYRKGENMIDWVKFNADDKWQTVNHTKLNNMGIEAMATLNFTRLLGNTSLLKKATLGYSYITQDKEIGDVYKSNYALDYLKHKLVLTIDHQIWRKLSANWAFRWQDREGSYTKYVNLKPAEEVPYPSFCLLDMKLMWTDRNYSIFAEANNLLNRKYYDLGNIPQPGFWGKVGFSYRLNFK
- a CDS encoding bile acid:sodium symporter family protein, producing the protein MLKFLKNWSLPLAMITGAIGYQFFSLLAPFTPFLIFTMLLLTFCKVSPRELRFEKLHFWLIALQLIGSLLIYFSIAGFNSDVAEGAMICMLAPTATSAAVITGMLGGSVSCLTTYTLLSNVVVALSAPVIFSLMGNNSTMPFFSSFFYICKQVFPVLILPFICAWFIQAKLPKIHSKVLSMPMASFYLWTVALAIVVGKTVAFLVNQKSTNYTNEILVAASGLVICCLQFFLGKSIGGHFKNRISGGQALGQKNTILAIWMAQVYLNPIASVGPASYVLWQNTINSWQLWKKRKKDEAASQRQ
- a CDS encoding NAD(P)-dependent oxidoreductase, yielding MKNIAIIGASGFVGSALLKEALNRGHRVTAIARNPEKITIDHPNLIIRRGDVMNPDTVKELVEGLDAVISAYNPGWTNPELYRDTMKAYPSILEGCKKAGVKRLLIVGGAGSLLINGVRLIDMGVLEETILPGAKALAEILYSLRENEKEIDWVFFSPAANVAPGERTGKYRLGKDNLVTDAEGESKISVQDYAVAMIDELEVPQHHFERFTIGY
- a CDS encoding exo-beta-N-acetylmuramidase NamZ family protein, whose translation is MKKKRIFQSLCAALLLCMPFNVHASEGKSLTHYAASNVNSATGVKVGAEQMDKLLSLLKNKRVALVVNHTSIVGEKKVHLLDTLLASGISVKKVFAPEHGFRGNADAGEKITDGKDSKTGIPIISLYGKNRKPSAEQMSDVDVVLFDIQDVGARFYTYISTMHYVMEACAENNKKMIIADRPNPCDFVDGPVMKPSLRSFVGMDLIPLLHGCTVGELAQMINGEGWLEGKKKCALTVIKVKNWKHGQPYSLPVKPSPNLANDQAINLYASLCLFEATNISVGRGTYFPFEVIGAPDKKFGEFTFTPTSLAGFDKNPMHKDQVCYGEDLRKAPRIKGFTLKYFMDFYNKSGQGADFISRPRWFDQLMGDASVRKEIIEGKSEKEIKAGWQKELAKYKKMRAKYLLYTE